The Oreochromis niloticus isolate F11D_XX linkage group LG2, O_niloticus_UMD_NMBU, whole genome shotgun sequence genome includes a region encoding these proteins:
- the xiap gene encoding E3 ubiquitin-protein ligase XIAP, producing the protein MCDVSEDGVWETDNAPDFSSLKRRIDSFRGSNLANKVPAETLAQAGFFYTGESDRVRCFSCNMTVDNWYRGDRPVDKHMQFSPSCMFLTCVHRTSFNQNSNTAVISEEVGDMEYRLRTGEVVDEATYPIFPHMRNEEARLRTFSSWPNSAPVRPRDLAQAGFFYVGQGDKVQCFCCGGRLNGWEPGDTAWSEHSKHYPNCYFILGHDVRNIPIQTGVEEDASNNQRANDPASMQSFEARRASFAGVWHPVDHERLARAGFYSTGRGDAVLCFQCGGGLNNWQPEEDPWVEHAKHYPGCSFLLANKGPEFVNSIHLQRPQHDRAAPSHQNPVSEDMEDEDPLEKLQRLQREKQCKICMDRDIAIVFIPCAHLVACENCSQALNKCPICCQDITQKIKTYIA; encoded by the exons ATGTGTGATGTAAGTGAAGATGGCGTTTGGGAGACGGACAATGCGCCTGATTTTTCCTCGTTGAAAAGACGCATAGACTCATTCCGTGGCTCCAACCTTGCTAACAAGGTGCCTGCGGAAACACTGGCACAGGCTGGTTTCTTCTACACCGGCGAGTCTGACCGTGTCCGCTGTTTCAGCTGTAATATGACTGTGGATAATTGGTACAGAGGAGACAGACCTGTAGACAAGCACATGCAG TTTTCTCCATCATGCATGTTTCTTACCTGCGTCCACCGTACCAGTTTTAACCAGAATTCCAATACTGCAGTAATCAGTGAAGAAGTAGGAGACATGGAATATCGTTTGAGAACAGGAGAAGTGGTTGATGAGGCCACCTACCCTATATTTCCTCACATGAGAAATGAAGAAGCCCGACTTCGGACCTTCTCTTCTTGGCCCAACAGTGCTCCGGTGAGACCCAGAGATCTGGCCCAAGCCGGTTTCTTTTACGTGGGGCAGGGTGACAAGGTTCAGTGTTTCTGCTGTGGTGGTCGGCTGAATGGGTGGGAACCAGGAGATACTGCCTGGAGTGAGCACAGCAAGCATTATCCCAACTGCTACTTTATCCTTGGGCATGACGTCAGGAACATCCCAATCCAGACAGGTGTAGAGGAGGATGCCAGCAACAATCAGCGTGCAAATGACCCAGCCTCAATGCAGAGTTTTGAGGCAAGGCGTGCTAGTTTTGCTGGTGTCTGGCACCCTGTTGACCACGAGAGGCTTGCCAGAGCTGGCTTCTATAGCACAG GAAGAGGAGACGCAGTCTTGTGTTTCCAGTGCGGTGGAGGCTTGAACAATTGGCAGCCTGAGGAAGACCCTTGGGTGGAGCATGCCAAACACTACCCAGG GTGCAGCTTCCTTTTGGCAAACAAAGGGCCAGAATTTGTCAACAGCATCCACCTACAAAGACCACAACATGACAGAGCT GCTCCAAGTCATCAAAATCCAGTTTCAGAAGATATGGAAG ATGAGGACCCACTGGAGAAACTACAGAGGCTGCAGAGGGAAAAACAGTGCAAAATATGCATGGACAGAGATATTGCCATTGTATTCATCCCATGCGCTCACCTTGTTGCTTGCGAGAATTGTTCACAGGCCCTCAACAAGTGTCCGATCTGCTGTCAAGATATAACACAGAAGATCAAGACCTATATTGCTTGA
- the stag2b gene encoding cohesin subunit SA-2 isoform X1 translates to MIAPEIPSEFSYTQDTDTRFSSDTDFSEDPDGRSANTAKGKGGKKGKKAAGEKGKGGKGAGRINGHHQENGMENMMLFEVVKLGRSAMQSVVDDWIESYKHDRDVALLDLINFFIQCSGCKGVVTGEMFRNMQNSEIIRRMTEEFDEDSGDYPLTIAGPQWKKFKTSFCEFISVLVRQCQYSIIYDEYMMDTVISLLTGLSDSQVRAFRHTSTLAAMKLMTALVNVALNLSINMDNTQRQYEAERNKMVAKRANDRLELLLQKRKELQENQDEIENMMNAIFKGVFVHRYRDSIAEIRAICIEEIGVWMKLYSDAFLNDSYLKYVGWTMHDKQGEVRLKCLTALQGLYYNRELNARLELFTSRFKDRIVSMTLDKEYDVAVQAIKLLTLVLNSTDEVLTPEDCESVYHLVYSAHRPVAVAAGEFLFKKLFSHREPEDEGAPKRRGRQSPNANLIKTTVFFFLESELHEHAAYLVDSLWECGAELLKDWECMISLLLDDPLPGEEALTDRQETALIEIMLCTVRQAAECHPPVGRGTGKRVMTAKEKKTQLDDRTRITELFAVALPPLLAKYAVDAEKVTNLLQLPQFFDLEIYTTGRLEKHLESLLRQIKEIVEKHTDTEVLESCSKTYHALCNEEFTIFNRVDIARSQLLDELVDKFNRLLEDFLQEGEDADEDDAYQVLSTLKRITAFHNAHDLSGWDLFTSNFKLLNTGIENGDMPEQIVIHSLQCTHYVILWHLAKLSEGSSRKDDMVTLRKQMRAFCMMCQRYLTNVNTAVKEQAFTILCDLLLIFSHQMVSGGREHLEPLVYSPEDSLQSELLSFIMNHVFIDQDDDTNSTDGQQDDEAVKIEALHKRRNLLAAYCKLIIYCVVEMRTGADIFKQYMRYYNDYGDIIKETMSKTRQIDKIQCAKTLILSLQQLFIEMVTELGHGFDRSSSAFCGIKELARRFSLTFGLDQVKTRDAIAMLHKDGIEFAFKEPSPQGEGGPPRNLAFLDILSEFSSKLMRQDKRTVHMYLERFMTFQMALQREDCWLPLISYRNSLQAGGDDDTMSVMSGYSSRGSSVRSKKTKPPVVTAGTSAAKRKLPEEESSSSSEVWQQSMQTPVMMPSPHLTSTAMRDPKRARDDSFMGVYPLPHDQQQPHQHPQHHQQTPQHHQASMDYNSQVTWMLAQRQQEEARQQERAMNYAKLRTNLQHAISRRGTGLMEEDEEPIVEDVMMSSEGRMDDLNEGMDFDTMDIDLPPSKNRRERSELKPDYFDPSIMDESMLGVSMF, encoded by the exons ATGATAGCACCAGAAATACCATCAGAGTTCTCCTATACTCA ggATACAGACACCCGATTCTCCTCAGACACAGACTTCTCTGAGGATCCTGATGGAAGGAGTGCAAATACAGCTAAAGGAAAG GGTGGAAAGAAGGGGAAGAAGGCAGCAGGGGAGAAAGGAAAAGGAGGGAAGGGAGCAGGCCGTATAAATGGCCACCACCAAGAGAATGGCATGGAAAACATGATGCTATTTGAGGTTGTGAAGCTGGGAAGGAGTGCAATGCAG TCTGTTGTTGATGACTGGATTGAATCTTACAAACATGACAGAGATGTTGCACTCTTGGATCTCATCAATTTCTTCATCCAGTGCTCAGGATGCAAAG GTGTGGTTACTGGAGAAATGTTTCGCAACATGCAGAACTCTGAGATCATCCGACGGATGACAGAGGAATTTGATGAG GACAGCGGTGACTACCCTCTAACCATAGCCGGGCCCCAGTGGAAGAAGTTCAAAACAAGCTTTTGTGAATTCATTTCGGTGCTAGTGCGCCAGTGTCAATACAGTATCATCTATGATGAGTATATGATGGACACAGTCATCTCCCTTCTCACCGGACTATCGGATTCCCAAGTCCGAGCCTTCAGACACACCTCAACACTGGCAG CCATGAAGCTGATGACAGCCCTGGTGAATGTAGCTCTAAACTTGAGCATCAACATGGACAACACCCAGCGCCAGTACGAGgcagagagaaataaaatggtCGCTAAAAGGGCAAATGACAGGCTGGAGCTGCTGTTGCAAAAACGTAAAGAG CTCCAGGAAAATCAGGACGAGATTGAAAACATGATGAATGCAATATTCAAAGGAGTGTTTGTTCACAGATATCG GGATTCAATAGCAGAAATCAGGGCGATCTGTATAGAAGAGATTGGAGTGTGGATGAAACTCTATAGTGATGCCTTCCTCAACGACAGCTATCTGAAGTATGTGGGATGGACGATGCACGATAAG CAAGGTGAAGTACGTCTAAAGTGTCTCACAGCACTGCAGGGCCTCTATTACAACAGAGAACTCAATGCCAGACTGGAGCTCTTCACCAGTCGCTTTAAG GACCGCATCGTCTCTATGACACTTGACAAAGAATACGATGTAGCAGTACAAGCTATTAAGCTACTTACTCTTGTTTTGAA TAGTACAGATGAGGTGTTGACTCCTGAGGACTGTGAGAGCGTCTATCACTTGGTGTACTCGGCACACAGGCCGGTTGCAGTTGCAGCTGGAGAATTCCTTTTTAAGAA ATTGTTCAGCCACCGAGAACCGGAAGATGAAGGTGCCCCCAAAAGGAGAGGCAGACAAAGTCCCAATGCCAACCTCATTAAGACCACTGTCTTTTTCTTCCTGGAGAGTGAG CTCCACGAGCATGCGGCTTACCTAGTGGACTCACTCTGGGAATGTGGTGCAGAGCTACTGAAAGACTGGGAGTGTATGATCAGCTTACTGCTAGATGACCCGTTGCCAGGAGAGGAAG ctcTCACGGACAGACAAGAGACGGCTTTGATTGAAATCATGCTGTGCACTGTACGCCAGGCTGCTGAGTGCCACCCACCTGTTGGAAGAGGAACAGGGAAGAGG GTGATGACGGCTAAAGAGAAGAAGACTCAGCTGGATGACAGAACCAGAATAACAGAGCTGTTTGCTGTGGCTTTGCCCCCTCTACTGGCAAAG TATGCCGTGGATGCAGAGAAGGTGACTAACTTGTTGCAGCTTCCGCAATTCTTTGACCTGGAAATTTATACCACAGGGCGTCTGGAGAAG CACCTGGAATCCCTGCTGCGTCAGATCAAAGAAATTGTGGAGAAGCACACAGACACTGAGGTTTTAGAGTCCTGCTCTAAGACGTACCACGCCCTCTGCAATGAGGAATTCACAATCTTTAACAGGGTGGACATAGCCCGCTCCCAGCTGCTGGATGAGCTGGTGGACAAATTTAACAGGCTATTGGAGGACTTTTTACAAGAG GGTGAAGATGCTGATGAAGATGATGCTTATCAGGTTTTGTCAACTCTAAAGAGGATCACAGCTTTTCACAA TGCACATGACCTCTCGGGATGGGACCTTTTCACCAGCAACTTCAAGCTGCTCAATACTGGCATAGAGAACGGGGACATGCCTGAGCAG ATAGTCATCCATTCACTGCAATGTACCCACTACGTGATACTGTGGCATCTGGCCAAGttatctgagggcagctccagAAAG GATGATATGGTGACCCTGAGGAAGCAGATGAGGGCATTCTGTATGATGTGTCAGCGCTACCTCACCAACGTTAACACAGCTGTCAAAGAGCAG GCGTTCACTATCCTGTGTGATCTCCTGCTCATCTTTAGCCACCAGATGGTGTCCGGAGGCAGAGAACACCTGGAGCCCCTGGTCTATTCTCCAGAGGATTCACTGCAGTCTGAGCTGCTCTCGTTCATCATGAACCATGTCTTCATAGACCAGGATGATGACACAAATAGCACAG ATGGGCAACAGGACGACGAAGCAGTAAAGATCGAAGCTCTGCACAAGAGAAGAAACCTCCTGGCTGCCTATTGTAAACTCATTATCTACTGTGTGGTAGAAATGAGGACTGGAGCTGATATCTTTAAACAGTACATGAGG tatTACAATGATTACGGTGATATCATCAAGGAGACTATGAGTAAGACTCGGCAAATTGACAAGATTCAGTGTGCCAAGACGCTCATCCTCAGTTTGCAGCAG TTATTTATTGAAATGGTGACTGAACTGGGTCATGGCTTTGATCGCTCCTCCTCGGCATTCTGTGGAATCAAGGAGTTGGCACGTCGTTTTTCTCTAACTTTCGGTCTCGATCAAGTCAAAACCAGAGATGCCATTGCCATGCTGCACAA GGATGGTATCGAGTTTGCATTTAAGGAGCCTAGTCCCCAGGGAGAAGGAGGCCCCCCACGCAACCTGGCTTTCTTGGACATCCTCAGCGAGTTCTCCTCCAAGCTTATGAGACAAGACAAGAGGACTGT CCACATGTACCTGGAGCGATTCATGACGTTCCAGATGGCGCTGCAGCGAGAGGACTGCTGGCTTCCTCTCATCTCCTACAGGAATTCCCTACAGGCTGGGGGCGATGATGATACCATGTCTGTGATGAGTGGCTACTCCAGCAGAGGCTCTTCCGTTCGCTCCAAGAAGACTAAGCCTCCTGTTGTTACAGCTGGAACTTCAGCAGCCAAGAGGAAGTTGCCAGAAG aggagagcagcagcagcagtgaagtCTGGCAGCAGAGCATGCAGACTCCAGTCATGATGCCATCTCCCCATCTCACCTCCACTGCCATGCGGGACCCTAAGAGGGCGCGTGATGACAGCTTCATGGGGGTCTACCCCCTCCCTCACGACCAGCAGCAGCCCCACCAACACCCGCAGCACCATCAACAGACGCCCCAGCACCACCAGGCATCCATGGATTACAA TTCCCAGGTGACGTGGATGCTGGCTCAAAGACAGCAAGAGGAGGCACGCCAGCAAGAAAGAGCCATGAATTATGCCAAGCTCAGGACCAATCTGCAGCATGCTAT CAGTCGTCGCGGCACTGGGCTCATGGAAGAAGACGAAGAGCCGATTGTGGAGgatgtgatgatgtcatcagaaGGCCGTATGGATGACCTCAATGAAGGCATGGACTTTGACACCATGGACATTGATCTG
- the stag2b gene encoding cohesin subunit SA-2 isoform X2, whose translation MIAPEIPSEFSYTQDTDTRFSSDTDFSEDPDGRSANTAKGKGGKKGKKAAGEKGKGGKGAGRINGHHQENGMENMMLFEVVKLGRSAMQSVVDDWIESYKHDRDVALLDLINFFIQCSGCKGVVTGEMFRNMQNSEIIRRMTEEFDEDSGDYPLTIAGPQWKKFKTSFCEFISVLVRQCQYSIIYDEYMMDTVISLLTGLSDSQVRAFRHTSTLAAMKLMTALVNVALNLSINMDNTQRQYEAERNKMVAKRANDRLELLLQKRKELQENQDEIENMMNAIFKGVFVHRYRDSIAEIRAICIEEIGVWMKLYSDAFLNDSYLKYVGWTMHDKQGEVRLKCLTALQGLYYNRELNARLELFTSRFKDRIVSMTLDKEYDVAVQAIKLLTLVLNSTDEVLTPEDCESVYHLVYSAHRPVAVAAGEFLFKKLFSHREPEDEGAPKRRGRQSPNANLIKTTVFFFLESELHEHAAYLVDSLWECGAELLKDWECMISLLLDDPLPGEEALTDRQETALIEIMLCTVRQAAECHPPVGRGTGKRVMTAKEKKTQLDDRTRITELFAVALPPLLAKYAVDAEKVTNLLQLPQFFDLEIYTTGRLEKHLESLLRQIKEIVEKHTDTEVLESCSKTYHALCNEEFTIFNRVDIARSQLLDELVDKFNRLLEDFLQEGEDADEDDAYQVLSTLKRITAFHNAHDLSGWDLFTSNFKLLNTGIENGDMPEQIVIHSLQCTHYVILWHLAKLSEGSSRKDDMVTLRKQMRAFCMMCQRYLTNVNTAVKEQAFTILCDLLLIFSHQMVSGGREHLEPLVYSPEDSLQSELLSFIMNHVFIDQDDDTNSTDGQQDDEAVKIEALHKRRNLLAAYCKLIIYCVVEMRTGADIFKQYMRYYNDYGDIIKETMSKTRQIDKIQCAKTLILSLQQLFIEMVTELGHGFDRSSSAFCGIKELARRFSLTFGLDQVKTRDAIAMLHKDGIEFAFKEPSPQGEGGPPRNLAFLDILSEFSSKLMRQDKRTVHMYLERFMTFQMALQREDCWLPLISYRNSLQAGGDDDTMSVMSGYSSRGSSVRSKKTKPPVVTAGTSAAKRKLPEEESSSSSEVWQQSMQTPVMMPSPHLTSTAMRDPKRARDDSFMGVYPLPHDQQQPHQHPQHHQQTPQHHQASMDYNSQVTWMLAQRQQEEARQQERAMNYAKLRTNLQHAIRRGTGLMEEDEEPIVEDVMMSSEGRMDDLNEGMDFDTMDIDLPPSKNRRERSELKPDYFDPSIMDESMLGVSMF comes from the exons ATGATAGCACCAGAAATACCATCAGAGTTCTCCTATACTCA ggATACAGACACCCGATTCTCCTCAGACACAGACTTCTCTGAGGATCCTGATGGAAGGAGTGCAAATACAGCTAAAGGAAAG GGTGGAAAGAAGGGGAAGAAGGCAGCAGGGGAGAAAGGAAAAGGAGGGAAGGGAGCAGGCCGTATAAATGGCCACCACCAAGAGAATGGCATGGAAAACATGATGCTATTTGAGGTTGTGAAGCTGGGAAGGAGTGCAATGCAG TCTGTTGTTGATGACTGGATTGAATCTTACAAACATGACAGAGATGTTGCACTCTTGGATCTCATCAATTTCTTCATCCAGTGCTCAGGATGCAAAG GTGTGGTTACTGGAGAAATGTTTCGCAACATGCAGAACTCTGAGATCATCCGACGGATGACAGAGGAATTTGATGAG GACAGCGGTGACTACCCTCTAACCATAGCCGGGCCCCAGTGGAAGAAGTTCAAAACAAGCTTTTGTGAATTCATTTCGGTGCTAGTGCGCCAGTGTCAATACAGTATCATCTATGATGAGTATATGATGGACACAGTCATCTCCCTTCTCACCGGACTATCGGATTCCCAAGTCCGAGCCTTCAGACACACCTCAACACTGGCAG CCATGAAGCTGATGACAGCCCTGGTGAATGTAGCTCTAAACTTGAGCATCAACATGGACAACACCCAGCGCCAGTACGAGgcagagagaaataaaatggtCGCTAAAAGGGCAAATGACAGGCTGGAGCTGCTGTTGCAAAAACGTAAAGAG CTCCAGGAAAATCAGGACGAGATTGAAAACATGATGAATGCAATATTCAAAGGAGTGTTTGTTCACAGATATCG GGATTCAATAGCAGAAATCAGGGCGATCTGTATAGAAGAGATTGGAGTGTGGATGAAACTCTATAGTGATGCCTTCCTCAACGACAGCTATCTGAAGTATGTGGGATGGACGATGCACGATAAG CAAGGTGAAGTACGTCTAAAGTGTCTCACAGCACTGCAGGGCCTCTATTACAACAGAGAACTCAATGCCAGACTGGAGCTCTTCACCAGTCGCTTTAAG GACCGCATCGTCTCTATGACACTTGACAAAGAATACGATGTAGCAGTACAAGCTATTAAGCTACTTACTCTTGTTTTGAA TAGTACAGATGAGGTGTTGACTCCTGAGGACTGTGAGAGCGTCTATCACTTGGTGTACTCGGCACACAGGCCGGTTGCAGTTGCAGCTGGAGAATTCCTTTTTAAGAA ATTGTTCAGCCACCGAGAACCGGAAGATGAAGGTGCCCCCAAAAGGAGAGGCAGACAAAGTCCCAATGCCAACCTCATTAAGACCACTGTCTTTTTCTTCCTGGAGAGTGAG CTCCACGAGCATGCGGCTTACCTAGTGGACTCACTCTGGGAATGTGGTGCAGAGCTACTGAAAGACTGGGAGTGTATGATCAGCTTACTGCTAGATGACCCGTTGCCAGGAGAGGAAG ctcTCACGGACAGACAAGAGACGGCTTTGATTGAAATCATGCTGTGCACTGTACGCCAGGCTGCTGAGTGCCACCCACCTGTTGGAAGAGGAACAGGGAAGAGG GTGATGACGGCTAAAGAGAAGAAGACTCAGCTGGATGACAGAACCAGAATAACAGAGCTGTTTGCTGTGGCTTTGCCCCCTCTACTGGCAAAG TATGCCGTGGATGCAGAGAAGGTGACTAACTTGTTGCAGCTTCCGCAATTCTTTGACCTGGAAATTTATACCACAGGGCGTCTGGAGAAG CACCTGGAATCCCTGCTGCGTCAGATCAAAGAAATTGTGGAGAAGCACACAGACACTGAGGTTTTAGAGTCCTGCTCTAAGACGTACCACGCCCTCTGCAATGAGGAATTCACAATCTTTAACAGGGTGGACATAGCCCGCTCCCAGCTGCTGGATGAGCTGGTGGACAAATTTAACAGGCTATTGGAGGACTTTTTACAAGAG GGTGAAGATGCTGATGAAGATGATGCTTATCAGGTTTTGTCAACTCTAAAGAGGATCACAGCTTTTCACAA TGCACATGACCTCTCGGGATGGGACCTTTTCACCAGCAACTTCAAGCTGCTCAATACTGGCATAGAGAACGGGGACATGCCTGAGCAG ATAGTCATCCATTCACTGCAATGTACCCACTACGTGATACTGTGGCATCTGGCCAAGttatctgagggcagctccagAAAG GATGATATGGTGACCCTGAGGAAGCAGATGAGGGCATTCTGTATGATGTGTCAGCGCTACCTCACCAACGTTAACACAGCTGTCAAAGAGCAG GCGTTCACTATCCTGTGTGATCTCCTGCTCATCTTTAGCCACCAGATGGTGTCCGGAGGCAGAGAACACCTGGAGCCCCTGGTCTATTCTCCAGAGGATTCACTGCAGTCTGAGCTGCTCTCGTTCATCATGAACCATGTCTTCATAGACCAGGATGATGACACAAATAGCACAG ATGGGCAACAGGACGACGAAGCAGTAAAGATCGAAGCTCTGCACAAGAGAAGAAACCTCCTGGCTGCCTATTGTAAACTCATTATCTACTGTGTGGTAGAAATGAGGACTGGAGCTGATATCTTTAAACAGTACATGAGG tatTACAATGATTACGGTGATATCATCAAGGAGACTATGAGTAAGACTCGGCAAATTGACAAGATTCAGTGTGCCAAGACGCTCATCCTCAGTTTGCAGCAG TTATTTATTGAAATGGTGACTGAACTGGGTCATGGCTTTGATCGCTCCTCCTCGGCATTCTGTGGAATCAAGGAGTTGGCACGTCGTTTTTCTCTAACTTTCGGTCTCGATCAAGTCAAAACCAGAGATGCCATTGCCATGCTGCACAA GGATGGTATCGAGTTTGCATTTAAGGAGCCTAGTCCCCAGGGAGAAGGAGGCCCCCCACGCAACCTGGCTTTCTTGGACATCCTCAGCGAGTTCTCCTCCAAGCTTATGAGACAAGACAAGAGGACTGT CCACATGTACCTGGAGCGATTCATGACGTTCCAGATGGCGCTGCAGCGAGAGGACTGCTGGCTTCCTCTCATCTCCTACAGGAATTCCCTACAGGCTGGGGGCGATGATGATACCATGTCTGTGATGAGTGGCTACTCCAGCAGAGGCTCTTCCGTTCGCTCCAAGAAGACTAAGCCTCCTGTTGTTACAGCTGGAACTTCAGCAGCCAAGAGGAAGTTGCCAGAAG aggagagcagcagcagcagtgaagtCTGGCAGCAGAGCATGCAGACTCCAGTCATGATGCCATCTCCCCATCTCACCTCCACTGCCATGCGGGACCCTAAGAGGGCGCGTGATGACAGCTTCATGGGGGTCTACCCCCTCCCTCACGACCAGCAGCAGCCCCACCAACACCCGCAGCACCATCAACAGACGCCCCAGCACCACCAGGCATCCATGGATTACAA TTCCCAGGTGACGTGGATGCTGGCTCAAAGACAGCAAGAGGAGGCACGCCAGCAAGAAAGAGCCATGAATTATGCCAAGCTCAGGACCAATCTGCAGCATGCTAT TCGTCGCGGCACTGGGCTCATGGAAGAAGACGAAGAGCCGATTGTGGAGgatgtgatgatgtcatcagaaGGCCGTATGGATGACCTCAATGAAGGCATGGACTTTGACACCATGGACATTGATCTG